The sequence TTTTGACCGAGAAGAAAACAAAGCAAGAAGTTATGTATCAGATTTTTGTTGAGCCAAAAGGTGATCAATTTTTGGACACACAAAATATTTTTGAGCAATCAAAAGAAGGTTGGAAGCAAAAACTATTGATTGAAATTGAAAAAAGTCATACAGTTGATTTGAAGATAGAAAATAAGGATTTTCGTTTGATCGGTTTGCCTTTCTTTAACGAAGGACAAGTGAATGGTGCCTTGCGTGAGAAGTTTGAAGAAGTTTTTGAAAACAAACTATACTGAATACATATATAAACGTTATGGAAACAGCTTTAATTATTCTCGTCATTATTTTGGCGGCGATTGTCATCGCGCTCTACTTCGGCATGCAAAAAAAGCTTGATTCCCTGCAGGCGGGCAAACAAAACGACCAGTCGTTTGTGATGCTACAGCAGCAGCTCACCGGTATTATGCAGAGCGTTGATGCGAAGTTGAGCGAAGTGCACCAAGCTAACCAAGCTCAGTTCGGCCGCACCACCGGCATTATGCAGGGCGTGACCGAGCAGGCGCAGAAGATGCTTACTGATATTCACGCACAAAGCCAGAGCGCGATTGCGGCCGTAACGGAAAAATTAACCAAGTTGGACGAGACCAATAAACAGGTGGTAAATTTTGCCGAACAGCTGCAGTCTTTGGAAGACATTTTAAAAAATCCCAAGCACCGCGGTATCTTGGGCGAGTACCAACTGGAGATGGTGCTCAAAAACGTCCTGCCGCCCGCGGCCTACAAACTGCAGTACGCTTTTGACGACGGCGACATTGTGGACGCGGCGATTTTTGTCAAAGACAAAATCATTCCGGTTGATTCCAAATTTTCCTTGGAAAACTACAACCGCATCGTGGCCGA comes from Patescibacteria group bacterium and encodes:
- a CDS encoding DNA recombination protein RmuC, giving the protein METALIILVIILAAIVIALYFGMQKKLDSLQAGKQNDQSFVMLQQQLTGIMQSVDAKLSEVHQANQAQFGRTTGIMQGVTEQAQKMLTDIHAQSQSAIAAVTEKLTKLDETNKQVVNFAEQLQSLEDILKNPKHRGILGEYQLEMVLKNVLPPAAYKLQYAFDDGDIVDAAIFVKDKIIPVDSKFSLENYNRIVAEKDPGTREQLEREFKLDLKKRIDETAKYIKPAQGTMEFAFMFIPAEGIYYDLLINQVGAIKVNTRDLIEYAFTTKHVIIVSPTSFHAYLQTVLQGLRALQIEESAKEIRKNVEALQKHISSYDEFMQKLGNHLGTAVNTYNGAYREFKKIDKDVMRVTGGRSEIEPLVLEKPRAES